The sequence below is a genomic window from Syntrophorhabdaceae bacterium.
ACCGTCGATATCCTGACATTTTCGCCTATGACCACAGTCCCCGTCTTTTCATCGACGACTATCCTGGCAAGACTGTCCGGCTTGATCTCAAGGCCTTCAAGCATGGCAAGAAATTTTACCGGATTGGGCCGTAGCGCGTCCGGGATTGTGACGTTTATTGTTCCGCCGTCCTTGGCATGGGCAGAACCCGCAAAGACCTCATTGACACGGTCGGCAATCCTTCTCGCGTTTGTAAAATCAGGCGTTTTCAATGAGACAACAATCGTTTCCGTTCTCAAATGCTCATAAGGGATCTCCTTCTCAATCGATACCCCGTTTACAATCCTGCCTACGGTAGGATGATTCTTCTGTATGGACGCCCCCGCGCCGACTGCCATAAAACCCCCAACCACTATGGGACCCTGGGCAATTCCATAGACCTCGCCGTCGGCACCTTTGAGCTGCGTAAGAAGAAGAACGCCTCCTTCAATACTTTTCGCATCTCCCATCGAGGAGATTACAGCATCGATCTTGTTGCCCGTCTTTGCAAATGGAGGCAGGTCGGCGGTTATCATGACCGCCGCCACATTGTTTACCTTTATGGCCGTTGGATTCACTTTTACCCCCATCTTGTCGAGTAAATTAGCGAGTGATTGGAATGTAAAGAGGGTATTCGATTTGTCGCCTGTTCCGTTCAGTCCCACAACAAGCCCGTACCCGATCAACTGGTTTGACCTCACTCCGTTGATGTAGCCAAGCTCCTTTATACGGGCGGCATCAGCGTCTCTCGCAGAGAAGATAAAGAACATGACCATGCAACACGCGAAAAACAGCAGGAAGTATATAATACTCTCCTTTTTCCGTCTGCACATGAGGTATTCAGTTGTTTCTGCTATCTTTTTCATTGTCTTCGTTGTCCATTATATCTGCATATAACTCTTGGCCACGTCTAAAAAGGCCAGACCAGATCAAATATCCTCGCAAGCCATCCAGGGCTCTGCTTTTCACCAAGTACCCCTATCCCCGTATAGATGATCTTTACGTCCGCAACCTGTGTTGAAAGGATAGAGTTATCATAGGCAATGTCCTTTGGCCTTACGATCCCCTGAAACAATATCTCTTTCTTCTCCTTGTTGACGCTGATCT
It includes:
- a CDS encoding flagellar basal body P-ring protein FlgI; protein product: MKKIAETTEYLMCRRKKESIIYFLLFFACCMVMFFIFSARDADAARIKELGYINGVRSNQLIGYGLVVGLNGTGDKSNTLFTFQSLANLLDKMGVKVNPTAIKVNNVAAVMITADLPPFAKTGNKIDAVISSMGDAKSIEGGVLLLTQLKGADGEVYGIAQGPIVVGGFMAVGAGASIQKNHPTVGRIVNGVSIEKEIPYEHLRTETIVVSLKTPDFTNARRIADRVNEVFAGSAHAKDGGTINVTIPDALRPNPVKFLAMLEGLEIKPDSLARIVVDEKTGTVVIGENVRISTV